The Planctomycetota bacterium genome window below encodes:
- a CDS encoding HlyD family efflux transporter periplasmic adaptor subunit, with the protein MATTPDSIHDIAQPWAPPTAPAGRKKPKARSAAWVWMLPLGLVFVGGVAAVAVYLQSSGASVDDQHIMTQKVQRGELIVTVIEDGNLESAANIDVKCHVQGGSTILWIVADGSEAKKGDLLVKLDSSLLEEQINQQRIVFERANATRIQAEKDYNGACIAVKEYLEGTYRKDMQLIEAQMSVALENLRGAENTLQHTSRLARKGYVTPLQLDAQRFAVEKSKLDLQTAELAKNVLEKFTKPKMQGDLEALRDTTEARMRSEQAACDLEGVRLKRLQTALDNCQIAAPQDGMVVYANESSSGYRSSSSGVKIEEGASVRDQQTILRVPDLSQMQCRVLVHESRIESITPGMRAHLKIQDRVFQGEVISIANQPEPTSFMSANVKEYATYVRIEGETNGKLRPGMTAEVEILIADLKDILTVPVQSVVEKNRTFHAWVRKPSGAIERRPVIVGVTNNKMIEVKDGLVEAEDVVLNPRAVIADAREDVLKSGQDDVKSKFGQSQRKDDGASNGGAPRGEGPGPGANHAAAGGAGRSGGGVDIMRADANGDGKVSLEEAPERMKAFFDTIDSNKDGFIDAGEAARARANRAKQGGAQGGSGGQGDPAGQGGPGGGQGRGPGGQGGRPDFSSLDSVPATTNPAATKPATAEPAVTATASAPTVLPANSPPPAAAAGR; encoded by the coding sequence ATGGCCACCACGCCCGACTCAATTCACGACATCGCGCAGCCGTGGGCCCCTCCGACCGCGCCCGCCGGACGCAAGAAGCCCAAGGCCCGCTCGGCCGCCTGGGTCTGGATGTTGCCCCTGGGGCTGGTGTTTGTCGGTGGCGTCGCCGCGGTGGCGGTCTACCTGCAATCGTCAGGCGCGAGCGTTGACGATCAACACATTATGACCCAAAAGGTCCAGCGGGGCGAGTTGATCGTCACCGTGATCGAAGACGGCAACCTGGAAAGCGCCGCCAACATCGACGTCAAATGCCATGTTCAGGGCGGCAGCACGATTTTGTGGATCGTCGCCGATGGTTCCGAGGCCAAGAAGGGTGATCTGCTGGTCAAGCTCGATAGCTCGCTGCTCGAAGAACAGATCAACCAGCAGCGGATTGTCTTTGAGCGCGCCAACGCCACGCGCATTCAGGCTGAAAAGGATTACAACGGCGCCTGTATTGCCGTCAAGGAATACCTGGAAGGGACGTACCGCAAGGATATGCAGTTGATCGAAGCGCAGATGAGCGTGGCGCTCGAAAACCTGCGCGGCGCCGAGAATACGCTGCAGCACACCTCGCGATTGGCCCGCAAAGGTTACGTCACGCCGTTGCAGTTGGACGCCCAGCGGTTTGCCGTCGAGAAATCCAAGCTCGACTTGCAGACGGCCGAACTGGCCAAGAACGTGCTTGAAAAGTTCACCAAGCCAAAGATGCAGGGTGATCTCGAAGCGTTGCGCGATACGACCGAAGCGCGCATGCGCAGCGAGCAGGCGGCCTGCGACCTGGAAGGTGTCCGGCTCAAGCGGTTGCAAACGGCCCTGGATAACTGCCAGATTGCCGCGCCGCAGGACGGCATGGTCGTCTACGCCAACGAATCCAGCAGCGGCTATCGCAGCAGCAGTTCGGGCGTGAAAATCGAAGAAGGTGCCAGCGTCCGCGATCAGCAGACGATTCTCCGCGTGCCCGACTTGTCCCAGATGCAATGCCGGGTACTGGTCCACGAATCGCGGATCGAAAGCATCACTCCCGGCATGCGCGCCCATCTAAAGATTCAAGACCGGGTGTTTCAGGGCGAGGTGATTTCCATCGCCAATCAGCCCGAGCCGACCAGTTTCATGTCGGCCAACGTCAAGGAATACGCCACCTATGTCCGCATCGAGGGGGAAACCAACGGCAAGCTGCGACCTGGCATGACGGCCGAGGTTGAAATTCTGATCGCGGACTTGAAAGACATCCTCACCGTGCCAGTCCAGTCAGTGGTCGAGAAGAATCGCACGTTCCATGCCTGGGTCCGCAAGCCCTCCGGCGCGATCGAGCGCCGACCGGTGATCGTCGGCGTGACCAATAACAAGATGATCGAAGTCAAAGACGGCCTCGTCGAAGCGGAAGACGTCGTGCTCAACCCGCGGGCCGTGATCGCCGACGCCCGCGAAGACGTGCTGAAGTCGGGCCAGGATGACGTCAAGAGCAAGTTCGGCCAATCGCAACGCAAGGATGACGGCGCCTCGAATGGCGGTGCGCCGCGCGGCGAAGGACCAGGGCCGGGCGCGAATCACGCCGCGGCCGGGGGCGCCGGTCGTAGTGGCGGCGGCGTGGATATCATGCGCGCCGACGCCAACGGCGACGGCAAAGTCAGCCTGGAAGAAGCTCCCGAACGGATGAAGGCATTCTTCGATACGATCGACTCGAATAAGGACGGTTTCATCGACGCTGGCGAAGCGGCCCGGGCCCGGGCCAATCGCGCCAAGCAAGGGGGCGCACAGGGGGGCTCTGGAGGGCAAGGCGATCCCGCTGGACAGGGTGGCCCGGGCGGTGGACAGGGACGTGGCCCCGGTGGCCAGGGCGGGCGTCCTGACTTCAGCTCCTTGGACTCGGTGCCCGCTACAACCAATCCGGCCGCAACCAAGCCGGCCACGGCCGAACCCGCCGTTACCGCCACGGCCAGCGCCCCGACGGTCCTGCCAGCGAACTCGCCCCCCCCGGCGGCAGCCGCGGGCCGCTGA